One uncultured Acidilobus sp. JCHS genomic window carries:
- a CDS encoding glutamyl-tRNA(Gln) amidotransferase, subunit E, with amino-acid sequence MTGSEVKVDYQALGLKVGLEIHQQLDTSHKLFCSCPTDLTEAEKGDEFPRWLRPTRSETGEVDVAALFEYRKGRKYSYQAPSGHYCLVEADEEPPHPINREAIVIALAVAKALGSTIVDEVHVMRKIVIDGSNTSGFQRTAIVALGGRITVNGKDYGIQTIVVEEDAARKVGERGQVVDYRLDRLGVPLIEIATAPDMHTPQEARDVALAIGMLLRMTGAVKRGLGTIRQDLNVSIVGGAKTEIKGVQELDLIDRIVEYEVMRQVNLLRIRDEMRARGITERDLDQEPVDVTDLFRGTKSKVIARALESGGKVLAVRLPRMKGLLGTYVQPGRRFGTEIADYVRFWSDVQGLFHSDELPAYGITAEEVQAVYRALGADPAQDAFAMVAERPERALKAIPVILERVRQALQGVPEETRAANEDGTTRYMRPRPGRERMYPETDIPHLLVTPDMLAEAEKLVPEPAEVKVRRFVERYGMSRELAEKAVADPRLPLIEELIGRYGASLSPTLIASLIVVTMKGLKSKGVNVDSISEDRLEGLVRLLAKGSVAKEAAEAILAKMAEDPRLGPEEAAKALGLTRLGEEEVRRVIDEVVKENLGLVRQKGEASFGPLMGRAMERLRGKADGKLVAELLRSRIKEVLSGS; translated from the coding sequence ATGACAGGCTCTGAGGTGAAGGTTGACTACCAGGCCCTGGGCCTCAAGGTAGGCCTCGAGATACACCAGCAGCTTGACACGAGCCACAAGCTTTTCTGTAGCTGCCCGACTGACCTCACCGAGGCCGAGAAGGGGGACGAGTTCCCCAGGTGGCTCAGGCCCACAAGGAGCGAGACGGGCGAGGTTGACGTAGCTGCCCTCTTCGAGTACAGGAAGGGGAGGAAGTACAGCTACCAAGCCCCCTCAGGCCACTACTGCCTCGTCGAGGCCGACGAGGAGCCCCCGCACCCGATCAACAGGGAGGCCATAGTGATAGCTCTCGCGGTCGCCAAGGCCCTGGGGTCGACGATAGTTGACGAGGTTCACGTGATGAGGAAGATAGTGATAGACGGCAGCAACACGAGCGGCTTCCAGAGGACAGCCATAGTGGCGCTGGGGGGAAGGATAACGGTCAACGGCAAGGACTACGGCATCCAGACTATAGTGGTCGAGGAGGACGCGGCCAGGAAGGTCGGGGAGAGGGGGCAGGTAGTTGACTACAGGCTCGACAGGCTCGGGGTGCCGCTCATAGAGATAGCCACGGCGCCGGATATGCACACCCCCCAGGAGGCCAGGGACGTGGCCCTGGCCATAGGCATGCTGCTCAGGATGACGGGGGCCGTCAAGAGGGGGCTCGGCACCATAAGGCAGGACCTGAACGTGAGCATAGTCGGCGGGGCCAAGACCGAGATAAAGGGGGTGCAGGAGCTTGACCTCATAGACAGGATAGTGGAGTACGAGGTCATGAGGCAGGTCAACCTGCTCAGGATAAGGGACGAGATGAGGGCCCGCGGCATAACCGAGCGGGACCTTGACCAGGAGCCTGTTGACGTGACCGACCTGTTCAGGGGCACCAAGAGCAAGGTGATAGCCAGGGCGCTTGAGTCGGGGGGCAAGGTCCTCGCGGTCAGGCTGCCCCGCATGAAGGGGCTCCTCGGCACCTACGTGCAGCCGGGCAGGAGGTTCGGGACCGAGATAGCTGACTACGTGAGGTTCTGGAGCGACGTGCAGGGTCTCTTCCACAGCGATGAGCTGCCGGCCTACGGCATAACGGCCGAGGAGGTTCAGGCCGTCTATAGGGCCCTCGGGGCAGACCCAGCCCAGGACGCCTTCGCCATGGTGGCCGAGAGGCCCGAGAGGGCCCTGAAGGCCATCCCGGTTATACTTGAGAGAGTCAGGCAGGCGCTTCAAGGAGTCCCTGAGGAGACAAGGGCCGCCAACGAGGACGGGACGACCCGTTACATGAGGCCTAGGCCCGGCAGGGAGAGGATGTACCCTGAGACCGACATACCTCACCTCCTCGTGACCCCTGACATGCTTGCAGAGGCCGAGAAGCTGGTGCCGGAGCCGGCCGAGGTCAAGGTCAGGAGGTTCGTGGAGAGGTACGGCATGAGCAGGGAGCTCGCGGAGAAGGCCGTGGCTGACCCGAGGCTCCCGCTCATAGAGGAGCTCATAGGAAGGTACGGGGCCTCGCTGTCCCCCACGCTTATAGCGTCGCTTATCGTGGTCACGATGAAGGGGCTGAAGAGCAAGGGCGTCAACGTGGACTCCATTAGCGAGGACAGGTTAGAGGGCCTAGTGAGGCTCCTTGCTAAGGGCAGTGTGGCCAAGGAGGCCGCCGAGGCAATACTGGCCAAGATGGCCGAGGACCCGAGGCTTGGCCCCGAGGAGGCGGCCAAGGCGCTGGGCTTGACGAGGCTGGGCGAGGAGGAGGTGAGGAGAGTCATAGATGAGGTGGTTAAGGAGAACCTTGGGCTGGTGAGGCAGAAGGGGGAGGCCTCCTTCGGTCCCCTCATGGGCAGGGCCATGGAGAGGCTTAGGGGCAAGGCTGACGGGAAGCTGGTAGCTGAGCTGCTGAGGTCCAGGATCAAGGAGGTCCTCTCTGGCAGCTAG
- a CDS encoding ADP-ribose pyrophosphatase, giving the protein MRGLYPSQPVVGVGSLVLRGQEVLMVRRAAPPEAGRWALPGGKVELGEGVLEAAERELEEETGLLCRPLGVVNVDQIISRDEAGTVKYHYILITVLMGDCRGTLRPSSDALEAAFLDARVYAASPEVAESTRRFLQKLLNGEVPLGRPIMVETSSPRE; this is encoded by the coding sequence TTGAGGGGCCTATATCCTTCCCAGCCTGTGGTGGGCGTCGGATCCCTGGTCCTGAGGGGACAGGAGGTACTCATGGTCAGGAGGGCCGCGCCGCCTGAGGCAGGCAGGTGGGCCCTTCCAGGGGGCAAGGTGGAGCTCGGCGAGGGGGTCCTCGAGGCGGCTGAGAGGGAGCTCGAGGAGGAGACGGGCCTCCTCTGCAGGCCCCTGGGCGTCGTTAACGTGGACCAGATAATATCAAGGGACGAGGCCGGGACCGTCAAGTACCACTATATATTGATCACCGTACTGATGGGGGACTGCAGGGGCACGCTGAGGCCCTCAAGTGACGCCCTGGAGGCGGCCTTCCTTGACGCCAGGGTTTACGCTGCGAGCCCTGAGGTGGCCGAGTCTACCAGGAGGTTCCTGCAGAAGCTGTTGAACGGGGAGGTCCCGCTTGGGAGGCCCATAATGGTGGAGACATCAAGCCCTCGCGAGTGA
- a CDS encoding putative redox protein, regulator of disulfide bond formation codes for MSQEKRVLIDARGLACPGPITEIVKAYRNAKNGDVLEVWATDPGFKPDVEAWIKRTGNQLLELKEEKDKIVAVIKVTAKK; via the coding sequence ATGAGCCAGGAGAAGAGGGTACTCATAGACGCTAGGGGCCTCGCGTGTCCTGGACCCATAACCGAGATAGTCAAGGCCTACAGGAACGCCAAGAACGGTGACGTGCTGGAGGTCTGGGCGACGGACCCCGGCTTCAAGCCGGACGTAGAGGCCTGGATCAAGAGGACTGGGAACCAGCTCCTAGAGCTCAAGGAGGAGAAGGACAAGATAGTGGCCGTCATAAAGGTCACGGCAAAAAAGTAA
- a CDS encoding Glutamate dehydrogenase/leucine dehydrogenase has protein sequence MAVRPDPYEEAKRQLRLTVSVLGLSEDVYESLVTPERVIQVKIPVIMRDGRVKTFIGWRVQHNSALGPYKGGVRYSPETDLSEVMALAMWMTWKNALAGLPYGGAKGGVRVDPFQLNQFELMQLSKNYFTAISEFVGVDLDIPAPDVNTNPQTMAWFLDAYQVKTGLRELGVVTGKPLELGGLQTRVYSTGLGVATVAREAARRLLGGIEGKIVAVQGFGNVGYYTAKFLHEMGAKIVAISDIKGGIYSSKGFNPDEVKDYITTKGTGFVIDYPHYEKRISNEELLTSDVDVLVPAAVENVITEGNAPKVKAKLIVEGANGPTTAEAEKVLVEKGVVIVPDILANSGGVVMSHIEWVNNRMGGWITEDEARNKLMQKMAESFNAVWDFWEKRLGGPSGAYSMRVAAQAIAVDRVVRAMKLRGLL, from the coding sequence TTGGCCGTAAGGCCGGACCCGTATGAGGAGGCTAAGAGGCAGCTCAGGCTGACGGTCAGCGTCCTGGGCCTCAGCGAGGATGTCTACGAGTCCCTTGTGACGCCTGAGAGGGTCATACAGGTCAAGATACCGGTCATAATGAGGGATGGAAGGGTCAAGACGTTCATAGGCTGGAGGGTCCAGCACAACAGCGCCCTAGGCCCCTACAAGGGAGGGGTCAGGTACAGCCCTGAGACCGACCTGAGCGAGGTCATGGCCCTGGCCATGTGGATGACTTGGAAGAACGCGCTCGCAGGCCTCCCCTACGGGGGCGCTAAGGGAGGGGTGAGGGTCGACCCGTTCCAGCTGAACCAGTTTGAGCTGATGCAGCTCTCCAAGAACTACTTCACTGCCATAAGTGAGTTCGTCGGCGTCGACCTAGACATACCTGCCCCCGACGTCAACACCAACCCACAGACAATGGCCTGGTTCCTTGACGCTTACCAAGTTAAGACGGGCCTGAGGGAGCTCGGAGTGGTGACTGGGAAGCCCCTGGAGCTCGGGGGGCTCCAGACAAGGGTCTACTCAACGGGCCTCGGCGTCGCTACAGTTGCCAGGGAGGCCGCCAGGAGGCTCCTGGGAGGCATAGAGGGCAAGATTGTAGCCGTTCAGGGCTTCGGGAACGTGGGCTACTACACAGCTAAGTTCCTCCACGAGATGGGGGCCAAGATCGTGGCGATATCAGACATAAAGGGCGGCATCTACAGCAGCAAGGGCTTCAACCCTGATGAGGTCAAGGACTACATAACGACCAAGGGAACGGGATTCGTAATTGACTACCCGCACTATGAAAAGAGGATAAGCAACGAGGAGCTGTTGACGAGCGACGTTGACGTGTTAGTGCCGGCCGCCGTTGAGAACGTTATAACCGAGGGGAACGCGCCCAAGGTGAAGGCTAAGCTCATAGTCGAGGGCGCCAACGGCCCGACCACAGCTGAGGCTGAGAAGGTCCTAGTCGAGAAGGGCGTCGTGATAGTTCCTGACATACTGGCCAACTCCGGAGGCGTCGTCATGTCACACATAGAGTGGGTCAACAACAGGATGGGAGGCTGGATAACTGAGGACGAGGCCAGGAACAAGCTCATGCAGAAGATGGCCGAGAGCTTTAACGCCGTGTGGGACTTCTGGGAGAAGAGGCTCGGAGGGCCCAGCGGCGCCTACAGCATGAGGGTGGCAGCCCAGGCCATTGCCGTCGACAGGGTAGTCAGGGCCATGAAGCTGAGGGGCCTGCTCTGA
- a CDS encoding small GTP-binding protein domain yields MDPASIAKRIHVPTYEEVLARIKSRYPHNVPTRERERRSLELVRNVIIDRTEPVMTLGRLLRDLHPFYRELVNISFDLGQLESDIRCVAKARRLAERMWETYRYRLMAAEGEAEARRIGREGRGRMMSQLRKCSRSLQRLKEAAKFIAGLPGIDLEEPIVIVSGPPNAGKSTFVSTVSSAKPEVAPYPFTTKRVIVGHAEVEGRRVQVVDTPGLLDRPLEEMNEVERRAVAALRHLPGPVIFLVDPTDEAYMGLEAQAGLAKRVLGVMGDRPLIMAVNKVDLVGGERAEEVARKMKNLTGVAKVYLMTATSRDSALEVLREALRAGPSASWP; encoded by the coding sequence TTGGACCCAGCGTCCATAGCTAAAAGGATACACGTGCCTACTTATGAGGAGGTCCTGGCGAGGATAAAGTCCAGGTACCCCCATAACGTGCCCACCCGCGAGAGGGAGAGGAGGTCGCTTGAGCTGGTTAGGAACGTCATAATTGACAGGACAGAGCCCGTTATGACGCTTGGCAGGCTCCTCAGGGACCTCCACCCCTTCTACAGGGAGCTCGTCAACATAAGCTTTGACCTAGGCCAGCTGGAGAGCGACATCAGGTGCGTGGCTAAGGCCCGGAGGCTCGCCGAGAGGATGTGGGAGACCTACAGGTACAGGCTGATGGCCGCTGAGGGCGAGGCGGAGGCCAGGAGGATTGGCAGGGAGGGGAGGGGGAGAATGATGTCACAGCTGAGGAAGTGCTCCAGGTCGCTGCAGAGGCTGAAGGAGGCGGCCAAGTTCATAGCTGGCCTGCCCGGCATAGACCTGGAGGAGCCCATAGTGATAGTGTCAGGGCCCCCTAACGCGGGCAAGTCGACGTTTGTGTCAACCGTTTCCTCAGCCAAGCCAGAGGTGGCCCCCTACCCCTTCACCACCAAGAGGGTCATAGTTGGGCATGCTGAGGTGGAGGGGAGGAGGGTCCAAGTGGTTGACACGCCCGGGCTCCTCGACAGGCCCCTTGAGGAGATGAACGAGGTGGAGAGGAGGGCCGTGGCCGCCCTTCGGCACCTCCCAGGCCCCGTGATCTTCCTGGTCGACCCCACCGACGAAGCTTACATGGGCCTTGAGGCCCAGGCAGGCCTGGCTAAGAGGGTCCTTGGCGTCATGGGCGACAGGCCGCTGATCATGGCGGTGAACAAGGTTGACTTAGTTGGAGGGGAGAGGGCCGAGGAGGTGGCCAGAAAAATGAAGAACCTCACGGGCGTAGCGAAGGTCTACCTTATGACAGCGACCTCGAGGGACTCGGCCCTGGAGGTCCTCAGGGAGGCGCTCAGAGCAGGCCCCTCAGCTTCATGGCCCTGA
- a CDS encoding Transcription initiation factor TFIIIB, Brf1 subunit/Transcription initiation factor TFIIB, producing MRCPVCGSARLAWDELTGYLVCQDCGAVISQLIEEERPALPRPPWRPIRRRPEPVVPPASRPLEEDVEEAAAKAVRRGRVIEVVGRAVRLRPPVKEKVEGLEGLLEMMSGFPDLKSRTERVRKALALYAALRAMGLSRSRATELASRATGASPRSIAKVRERHQRSLDMYEVVVAEALRQKRLSPPMLAEKLKAGLGPSVHS from the coding sequence TTGAGGTGCCCTGTCTGCGGCTCCGCGAGGCTCGCCTGGGACGAGCTGACGGGCTACCTTGTGTGCCAGGACTGCGGCGCTGTCATCTCGCAGCTAATTGAGGAGGAGCGGCCAGCCCTTCCAAGGCCTCCCTGGAGGCCCATCAGGAGGAGGCCCGAGCCTGTAGTCCCTCCAGCCTCAAGGCCCCTTGAGGAGGACGTAGAGGAGGCGGCTGCAAAGGCCGTCAGGAGGGGCAGGGTGATAGAGGTCGTCGGGAGGGCCGTCAGGCTGAGGCCGCCCGTGAAGGAAAAGGTCGAGGGCCTTGAGGGCCTGCTTGAGATGATGTCAGGGTTCCCTGACCTGAAGTCCAGGACAGAGAGGGTGAGGAAGGCCCTGGCGCTCTACGCCGCCCTGAGGGCCATGGGGCTCAGCAGGTCAAGGGCGACGGAGTTAGCCTCAAGGGCCACAGGCGCCTCGCCAAGGAGCATAGCGAAGGTCCGCGAGAGGCACCAGAGGTCGCTGGACATGTATGAGGTGGTCGTTGCTGAGGCCCTGAGGCAGAAGAGGTTAAGTCCTCCCATGCTGGCTGAGAAGCTGAAGGCAGGCCTTGGACCCAGCGTCCATAGCTAA
- a CDS encoding Site-specific recombinase XerD, producing MVGLPIRLRPPENVSKLTLSEAAEAFLRALAESGASPLTVKSYRAAVSSFASFVGPSTPASRLTPDDYYRWLSAARAQGPRGPRGGRWESTLHYYSIFVRRFLGWLGLRGPLQAEPNRRRGFSGALSWDEVEALLSAARDVYDALIVSLMAESGLRARELVSLTWADVDLTRNQVRVTGKYGKERVVFLGPNARALLLSVSAGRRPEERVVPLSYQAVYNRLKAMARRAGVDPSRVRPHVLRHTFATEALRRGVSLAALQRLLGHSDIKVTQLYLHLLDDDVRREYERAFLQAYPGPTPYQPWPQQQAFPARSMVRWP from the coding sequence GTGGTGGGGCTGCCGATAAGGCTCAGGCCGCCAGAGAACGTCAGCAAGCTCACCCTCTCCGAGGCAGCCGAGGCCTTCCTCAGGGCCCTGGCAGAGTCAGGGGCCTCCCCCCTCACCGTTAAGTCGTACAGGGCCGCCGTCAGCTCCTTCGCGTCATTCGTGGGGCCCTCAACGCCAGCATCTAGGCTCACGCCCGACGACTACTACAGGTGGCTCTCAGCCGCGAGGGCCCAGGGGCCGAGGGGGCCGAGGGGCGGCAGGTGGGAGTCAACTCTTCACTACTACTCCATCTTCGTGAGGAGGTTCCTGGGCTGGCTCGGCCTCAGGGGGCCCCTGCAGGCTGAGCCCAACAGGAGGAGGGGGTTCTCAGGGGCCCTGTCATGGGATGAGGTGGAGGCCCTTCTCTCGGCCGCCAGGGACGTCTATGACGCCCTGATAGTCTCCCTCATGGCCGAGTCAGGCCTGAGGGCCAGGGAGCTCGTTAGCCTGACCTGGGCTGACGTTGACCTTACCAGGAACCAGGTCAGGGTCACCGGCAAGTACGGCAAGGAGAGGGTCGTCTTCCTGGGCCCCAACGCCAGGGCGCTGCTCCTCTCCGTCTCCGCGGGCAGGAGGCCTGAGGAGAGGGTCGTGCCCCTGAGCTACCAGGCCGTCTACAACAGGCTTAAGGCCATGGCCAGGAGGGCTGGCGTTGACCCGTCCAGGGTGAGGCCCCACGTGCTGAGGCACACCTTCGCCACCGAGGCCCTCAGGAGGGGGGTCAGCCTGGCGGCCCTCCAGAGGCTGCTGGGCCACAGCGACATAAAGGTGACGCAGCTCTACCTGCACCTGCTAGACGATGACGTCAGGAGGGAGTACGAGAGGGCCTTCCTCCAGGCCTACCCTGGCCCTACGCCGTACCAGCCGTGGCCCCAGCAACAGGCCTTCCCCGCGAGAAGTATGGTTAGGTGGCCCTAG
- a CDS encoding putative transcriptional regulator, which yields MRGRRGWLRPLILSLLLNKGPLNGVEIMDEIQRLTGGLWRPSPGSVYPMLAEMLEEGLVVRRPDGRYELSEAGRALAQSVLPPPPDPLAALREAVDYVERLAESEPTALRQRLAEIRSLRERLEAVERRLSSTA from the coding sequence ATGAGGGGCAGGAGGGGCTGGCTGAGGCCCCTCATACTCAGCCTCCTCCTTAACAAGGGCCCCCTCAACGGAGTTGAGATAATGGACGAGATACAGAGGCTGACAGGCGGCCTCTGGAGGCCGTCGCCGGGCAGCGTCTACCCCATGCTGGCTGAGATGCTTGAGGAGGGCCTTGTGGTCAGGAGGCCCGACGGCAGGTACGAGCTGAGCGAGGCCGGCAGGGCCCTGGCCCAGTCAGTACTCCCGCCCCCGCCTGACCCCCTGGCCGCCCTGAGGGAGGCCGTGGATTACGTAGAGAGGCTGGCGGAGAGCGAGCCGACAGCGCTTAGGCAGAGGCTGGCAGAGATAAGGTCGCTGAGGGAGAGGCTAGAGGCCGTGGAGAGGAGGCTCTCATCAACGGCCTAG